GATATAGGTATGAGTTCATGGAAATATCTCTGATCTCAAGGAGTTCTTACTTTatgggaaagacagaaaaatagattatattagtcctgctgctgctgctgctgagtcgcttcagtcgtgtctgactctgtgcgaccccatggacggcagcccaccaggctccccatccctgggattctccaggcaagaacactggagtgggttgccatttccttctccaatgcatgaaagtgaaaagtgagagtgaagtcgctcagtcgtgtctgactcttagcgaccccatggactgcagcccaccaggctcctccatccatggaattttccaggcaagagtactggagtggggtgccattgccttctccttatattAGTTCAGACCATAATGAATgctaacaaggaaaataaaacaggtgTCTCAAATGAGCTGCCCTATGTTGGTGATGTGGGGTAAGAACTAAATTATCTGAGACATAAATAAGttagggaaggcctctctgaaaGGATCACATTTAGGTTGAGAAAGGCGAAGAGAAAGATTCAGCTACAcattgtttgaaaaataaaagaataattctggcagaaagaaaagcaagaagtagAAACAAGCAAGACACTCAGAGTAGCCAGAGCCAGTGAGTGAGGGGAACAATGACTGATGAGGTCAGAGGGAACCAGGTCCAACCATGTGGGACTCACATGATCTTATTTACATCTTTTAAATATCACCCTAGTTCCTGAAGGGAGACAATGAACTCATTAAAGTTTACTTAAAAGTAATTGCCCTAATACAGGAAATAGATAATGGTTCTTGGGCAAAGATAACAAGAGTACTTTTGATACATGAATTAGACGTAGAGTGGACTTGATGATAAATTAGATATGTGTTGGGAAACAAAAAGGAAGTGTTGAAAACGCCTAGGTTTTTGACATGAACAACTGAGAGGATGTTGGTTCTGTCTTTTTCCAAGGTAGGGGAGATAGGGGGAAGAACAGGTTGGAGGGAGGAGTCAAGAGCTCTGTTTCAGACATGCTGAGTTTGAGATCTATTGAAGATGCCAGGTAAGCAGTTGGCTCTATAAATCTGGAATGCAGGGGAAAGTATATCACATGCACAGAAAATACCCACTCCAGACACAGATGGGGGAACCACAGCTGTGATAAGTGCAGCTGAGAGATAAGCTCAAATCTTGCCAAAAACTACCCATAAAATAGTGAGCTCTAGAAGCCAAAAGACATATCTTACTTATCTCTATCTCTCCAGTACCTGGTACCCGGTACAAGCTCAGAAGTATTTGTGGAATTGTAATTCTCATAAACCTACTACTGTGCTctgaaccccaccccacccccatagtTTGCTAAAACAAACTTTCAACATGGCCTGCTCAGCTCAGCATTTATTTGCAAATAGCTATTACAAACTGTTTGCCAAACTCCATACAAGTCATATCACTCATCATAAGGCCAACACTATTATCCTCACTTTATAGGTAAGGAAACTGGAGCTCAGAAGCTAAGCAGCTTACTCAAGGCCCTTAGCAGCCAAGCCAGGCTTTGAACTCAGACTCCCAAACCCTTATTCTTAACCTctaggcttcctggtggctcagatggtaaagaatctgcctgcaatgcggaagacctgggttcaatccctggatcaggaaaggaatggcaatccactccaaaagtcttgcctggagaactccatgaacagaggagccttgtggactatagtccatggggttgcaaagagtcagacatcactgagtgactaacactttcactttcaaagggaaGGATAGGGTCCTGACAAGCAACCCTTGTTGAACTATATACCACTGTAAAATAAATCAGGAGGAGTGAGAGAACACAGTCAGTACCCAGAGACTTCTAAGAAGGTGGTAAAGCCCTACTGTCATGGAGATCTCAGGCTATCGACAGGGTTGTAAGGTCTCCAAGGTTCCCAAGGGGAAGGGTCACATTTCATTcacgtgcttagtcgctcagtcgtgtccgattctttgtgaccccatggatggtagcccgccaggctcctctgtccatggggcttctccaacaaggatactggaatgggttgccacaccctcctgcaggggatcttcccaaccaggggttgaacccaggtctcccgcattgcaaggggatctttactgtctgagccaccaggggaagggTCACAGGAGGGTTTTCTCTCTAGGAGGAGAAGTACATGTACTCTGGGAACTTGCTATTTCCCCCAGGCAGGAGGAATGAAGGATGAGAAAAGTGAAGGTAAAAGTACTTCCTGGTGCTTCAGAGGCAGCACTAACTGTGACAGAGCCTGCCCAATACTTACCCAAACCCATTTCCTCTTCTTGCTCACAGGACTAGACATAGTTCCCAGCCTTACCTGCAATTAGGTGTGGCAATGGGACTAAGATCTTACTAAAGAAATGTGAGCAGAATGTGTGGCCTCTTCCAAGCTTAGCCCATAAACTCATCCCATGAGTGACcttccctcttttttccccttcaccaGCTGCATACCAATTCCCAGGGCACCTTGAAAGTGATATTTGAAGATGGAAGAGCCACCACCAACCTAAGTATTTGAATGGAAGCAAAACAACTGGTCAACCTGAGCACTGTTACAAGGGAAATCAATAAACTTCTTATTCGGGAAGTCTACTTTTTAttaaggcatgctgctgctgccgctaaatCACTTCggttgtgttcgactctctgcgaccccatagacggcagcccaccaggctcccccttccctgggattctccaggcaagaatactggagcgggttgttaTTAAGGCCTAACCTGGTCTGATTACAAAATCAACCCATTGGTGAATGAGAGCAGGAAAAAAGTTTCAAGACCATTTCAACTTTTATAGCTTACAAATGAAGGTGCTGATGCAAGGCTCACAGAGACGACATCACTTCCTCAAGTTCACAGCCAGCTATTGGCATTGTCTGGATCTTTTGACCTGTGGTAAGGGCACTTTTTACCACACCAAGTGGCTTCCTTGAGTCTTAGAACTAGATAGCACTACTCAGAATAGCCTCTCATTATCAACTGAGCACAGAGGCAGCCAGGAAAATTCATTTGCTAGAAACTCTGTCTACCTCACTCTGGATAGAATGACTGGATCCCCTCAGCAGGGCAGTATACTTACTGGGTGCCTTCCATGAGTTGTACTGACCTGTTCTACCTGCTCATCAACACTGCATATGTGGCTTCCTGTCTCACATCACCCTCTCTTTGCTAGGCTTTCTAGGATAACTCCCTAAGTAAACTGTTTGTACTCAAAGGTCTTCTGTTGGGGGTCTTATGTAGAACTTTCCTAAGacataaataaagcatttttcaaaTGATAAGCTGTGGTAGTCTCCTTTTAGCTTTAGGAGATCAGGAATGAAAGTTCATGAGAAGGAGGTCTTCTACATTTCTGCATGAAATAGAGATTTCTGGTGGGTGGCAACTTAGAGATAATAGGAGATGGCTTTCTGGGTCAGAATGCATGGGGGTGGGACACCTCTTCAACAAAGAGCCTCCTTACCTTCTATATCAGAGTAGGCTGTTCCATCTTTGTACTGAGCTGCATCCTTGAGAATCTGCGTCATGTTTTGGGAGAATGCGCTGAGGTCCCTGACCGTACGGAGGCGGTAGTGGAACTGGCCCGTGGCCATGGCCTTCAGGGTCTTCTCAGATGCCCCCTGTATCCCCACAGAGACGATCCTCACCCCATCTTTGCGCAGCGCTTCGGCGGCCTCTTCCACAGCATCTTCAGACTCTCCGGAAGCCAGGACCACCAGGATCGGGGAAACTGTTTCCTGTCCCTCCCGCTTGAGAAGTAGGCCCTGTGAACCTCCTGGAGAGCCTTCCCAATCCGCAGGGAGCCCCCCAGGAACCCGAAGTTCTTCTTGAGGTGGTTCAGCATGGGGCCCCTGCTCTTGAAGGCGCTGAGCAGGAACTCTCTGTGGAGCCCATCGCTGTACTGGGCCAGGCCCACGTGGTACTTGTCAGCCTCTATGGGGAGGCTGCTGATCATCTTGTTGATGAAGGTCTTCACAAACGGGAAGGACTTAATTCCCAGGTGGTCGGAGCTGTCCATCAGAAACACCACATCAGCATACTCAGGGCCTGGCCCTATCAAAATAAGATGacaagaaacccaagtaaggAGATGGTTTAGCCTTGATATTTTAACCACATCTCCTTTGAGATTATGTCCTATTGTTAAGGGTGACTCAGAATCCCAAGGAAAGTATCTTCTGGAGGTCAAACAGAGGAAACTGTACTTGTTTATGCTAAAATATCAAACAAGAGGACTTCTGTAATGTTAACAACGGATTTTTCTTTTACAACTCTGTGCCAAAGGCAACCAACTGACATTTTTTTCGTTTTTTGGTTGTGGAACCCCAAACAACTTGATATTGTACTAAAAGAATAAACAATGTGATGCCATAAAGTTGCCAAAGTGGCCTGTGGATTAAAAGCAACTTTTATAACAGTATCAAGCAAAGAAGCAGCTATCTTGGGCTGGAGATCATAGAGGCAGATCTGAAACAGGAGCTTGATtgaggggaggcagaggaagagaagcaggGTGTGGCTTGATTGGAGGAGATTCTGGTGCATTCCTTACACCAGAGCATCCCTCTTTGGCTCGAGAgggatggcttagtggtaaagaatccacctgccaatgtaggaaacagtTTCATCCCctgcttagtggtaaagaattcacttgtcaATCCAGGAAACAGGTtcttttcctgggttgggaagatcccttggagaaggaaatggcagctaactccagtattttcgcctgggaaAATACtgaatgaacagaggaaccttgctggctgtggtccatggggtcacaaaaaaatcggacatgatttagctacTGACAGGAGTCAGTTATCAGCTACAGACCTTCCCCAAGAATTGGAGAGAAGGATTGGAGGATTATAGGCATAACCTGGGTAAGGTGGCTCTGGGAAAGCCAAGGGCAGTTCTCCTGAGAAAGCGAGGTACTGCTGTGAGACATTGTAGGCAATATTCACAGCAACTAGGGGAGGGGGAGTGTATTCATACCTCATAAAGAGAGTCTGGACAATGGAAAAAACCACCAGTGTTGACTCTAGCAGAAATGGTCAGCTACCTCCACCCTCCCAATTAGTGATCTGCTCATAAATGTTTAACTAAGcaagatatttctttaaaagtgacCCTGATATCAGGAAATCTGAGGGTAGCACAGTGCagagttaaaaatatttctttgaatgatgtttttataaatacaaaaaatctaGCTTTCATAttctacatatatatggaatattaaagcttttatattaattattatatacatataatttcctCTGTGgggttcctttttttccttttctttcctttattaagGCCAAGTTGCAAACGGGCCTACAAAACAAATGGGCTGACTCTATTCATAGAGACATGGAACATCAGGACTTCAGAAAATCAGGGAATAATTGAAGTTTTTCTGGCCAAGTGTAGCATAATTCATGACTTTTGCACCTAGCTTTCTGTCATCTTTGAAAGCTTAAGTACGCTTGACATTGCATATCACCAACTACAAATAAATTCCGTCTACCTTGATTTTTCAGTAAAGAAACACATCCCTTGtttctattaattaaaataaagatttgctgagacataaaaatatttattttcctaataacaataaatataaaatatactggtACCTGGACTCTGATATGACAGCGTTTTAGTCCAGAAGAGAGGAACAAATATAATTAGCAGGATCTTCATTTTGTTAGTGAAGGTTTCTTGCttttattctgtaaaaaaaaaaaaaaaaaaaaaatgttatttacaatatgaaaaatattgttttcatattGTAAAAGCAAAACATAGATTTTTAAGCTATATTTCTTGTATATTTCAAGAAACTATATTTCttgtaaaagcaaaaaatatagtttgcttgcttttattctgtaaaaaaatgttatttataatatgaaaaatatcattgtgtaacaagaaataatgataaataactgagaaaattGAGTTAGAACAAAATACACTGTAAACACTCTATTTGTCAAAGCAGGGTCGGGGGTGCTTAAAACACTCATCCAGtgaaaagtgttagctgctcactcgtatctgactctgcagccccatgaactgtagcctgccacactcctctgtccgtggaatttcccaagcaagaatactggagtgggttgccatttcctcctccaggggatcttcctgacccagggatcgaacccgagtctcttgtcttctgcattggcaggcagattccaagtctccattgcaggcagattctttaccgtccaaACTACAAGGAAAGTATTCATCAAGTGTTTGAGCGCTTTTTGaaaatgtctctgtgtgtgtgcatttgctCAATccggtccagctctttgcgaccccatggactgtagcccacagggctcctctgtccatggaattctccaggcaggaatactggagtgagtagccattaacttctccaggggatcttcccaacccatggatcgaacctgggtctcctgcattgcaggaagagtctttaccatctgggccaccagaggAGCCCATTTGTTGAAAATTATTCTAATGCTAATGTTTGCTGTGTCCTTACCATGGCTCAGATATTTTTCTTAGTGCTCTTTATGCATcatattatttaatcctcaaaaccatCTTACTGAGGTACAACTAATATATCCACatgacagataaggaaacaggcatAGGTGGCTTGGTATTGATAAGTGGTGAATCCAGCATCCTAACCCAGACAGGTGATCATGGAGCCCAAACTTTAACCACTGTTCTATAAGCTTTATACAAAATCTATGAACTCACAGAATTTATGAAGTCACTATTCTTGATTATCTATTTTCATGTCAACAATAACTATTGTATATGTTCACAACTTGGCTCAAAAATCCAACAGCTACccacatttctttcttcattaatCCCTTGTGAAAATTGTTCTGTCATTTCTGGTTATACCCAATTTTGTAAATTACTTTAACTTCAGGATTTCTCTTCATGAGCTCACAATCAATTAGAAATATTCTTTGTGGGAAATTACAATCTTACAGAAACTCCACCAAGCCAAAGTTGTTTTGATTAATAgggaaatacataaaataaccAATACTCAAGAATAGAGATGCCTCTAACGAAATACCTAAAGTATAAGGGCTGTATTTTATTCTAGAGTTGACCTTTCAGGGTTATTTTGAAATTGCTAATCATGCAGGAAGATTGAGGGAATCACTGAAAACTAGATTTGGAAGTCACCCTATAGATCATTTAGACTAAACCCTTATTTTGCCAAAGAGGAAATCGAGGCTCCCTGGTAGTTAGTAGCTGATCATGTCATCAATGACTTTCAAATCTATAGTCATCATATTCTAACatatcatatattttacttattaattttatttttaagatataattcacattatACACAATTAGCCCTTTAAAGTGGACAATTCAATGTGTTTCAGTTTATTAGCAGTATTTGCATCAATTaccactaattccagaacattttaatGACACAAATATGACACCCCATACCCATCCTCAGTTACTAATTCTCCCCTCCCCAAAGTtcctggtaaccactaatctgctttcttctCTATGGATTTACCCATCTAGACATTAATATAAATGGAACCAGATaacatgtggccttttgtgtttgGATTCTGTAACATAACGCtttcaagatttatccatgttgtgaCATTCCTTTTATGTTTGAGTAGTAGGAGATGGTTGAAAGGCATCACcaaactcaatggacttgagtttgagcaaactccaggagatagtgaaggatagggaagcctggagtgctgcaattcatggggttgcaaagaattagacgtgacttagcgactgaagaacaacaatacTGTGTGGATATACAACATATAAACTATCTATTCACCAGTTGTTGGAAATTTGGATTGTCCTACttctggctattatgaataatgctgctatgaatattcatgtacaaatttttatgtggatatgtgttttcatttcttttggtagACACCTAGAAGAATTTTTTATCTTATGCCAGctttatgtttaacatttttcagttcagttcagttcagtcgctcagtcgtgtccgactctttgtgaccccatgaatcgcagcacgccaggcctccctgtccatcaccaactcccagagttcacccttctcctcctgcccccaatccctcccagcatcagagccttttccaatgagtcaactcttcacatgaggtggccaaagtactggagtttcagctttagcatcattccttccaaagaaatcccagggccgatctccttcagaatggactggaaaCTGCCAAATTGCTATCCAAAGTGGTTGCCTCATTTTACACTCCTACCAGCAGATAtaaaggttccaatttctccacattctcaccaacacttgttattgtatatctttttttaaaaattacactcaAAGGAGAactctgtgaaaataaaaattattaatatgctAATGGCTGTAACAAAAAAAGTAGGCAGCATGCAAGAACAGATGCGTGATGTAAGCAACAAATTCAAGAGATTAGAAACTCTGTAACAGAAGTGAAGAATGTCTTTGATGGAGTCGTTAGTAGACTGGACTTCAGCTAAGGAAAGAATCTCTGAGTTTGAGGATTTATCAATAGAAACTTccaaaattgaaaagcaaagaaaaaaaaaggaacattacATGTAAGAACTAGGGGACAACTATTAAAAGTATAATATATGTGTAGTGGAAATACCAGcagaagagaggagaagaagTATTTGAAACAGTAATGATTGAGAATTTCGCACAAGTTAATGTCAGACACCAAACTACAGATCCAGGAAGCTCAAACAACATAAAAAGGATAACtgccaaaaccaaacaaacaaaaaacaaactcattATCTATAGAGGAGCAAAAATTACATCTGACTTCTCAGCAATCACACAAACAAGAGGAGGTTGGCAcagactgttttatttattttacaatttatttttttctgtgctggATTTTCATTGCATTGTACAGGCTCTTtgttgaggcacacaggcttctcttgttttggaacacgggctctagagggcacaggctcagtaactgGGGTGCACAGACTTCGTctccccacagcatgtgggatcttatttccccaaccagggattcaacctgtgtcccctgcattggaaggcaaatttttaaccactggaccaccaggcaagtcccaggagTGGACTATCTTAAATGTTGAGAGAAAAAGACCCAAAAACCTGGAATTTTGCAACCTGTGAAACTATCTTCAAGAGTGagggagaaataaagacttaCTCAAACAAACGAAGAAAATGCGAGAACTTGTCACTAGCTGACCTGatttgcaagaaa
The Bos indicus x Bos taurus breed Angus x Brahman F1 hybrid unplaced genomic scaffold, Bos_hybrid_MaternalHap_v2.0 tig00000648_arrow_arrow_obj, whole genome shotgun sequence DNA segment above includes these coding regions:
- the LOC113888659 gene encoding LOW QUALITY PROTEIN: collagen alpha-5(VI) chain-like (The sequence of the model RefSeq protein was modified relative to this genomic sequence to represent the inferred CDS: inserted 1 base in 1 codon), yielding MKILLIIFVPLFWTKTLSYQSPGPGPEYADVVFLMDSSDHLGIKSFPFVKTFINKMISSLPIEADKYHVGLAQYSDGLHREFLLSAFKSRGPMLNHLKKNFGFLGGSLRIGKALQEVHRAYFSSGRDRKQFXPILVVLASGESEDAVEEAAEALRKDGVRIVSVGIQGASEKTLKAMATGQFHYRLRTVRDLSAFSQNMTQILKDAAQYKDGTAYSDIEVPFPRACKKDSIADLMFLVDEAVGTTENLRLLQNFLKNITSSMDVQDNCLRIGLMSYSDRVETVSPLSSSTTQSEFQEQIQKLSLRAGKSSAGAAIDQLRRKGFSAAHGSRRAQGVPQIAVLVTDRPSDDSVREVALDLRLQDVTVLALGIEGANKTQLEEIVSYPPEQTISMLQ